In one Acetomicrobium sp. S15 = DSM 107314 genomic region, the following are encoded:
- a CDS encoding lysophospholipid acyltransferase family protein, which yields MSLNALVLEGLRGVLKPTWRANAAVALLSSLVKAVGPRRDVADNNLKMIFPQLTSGQRRSLINASYKHLVWSIVEFLCLVDEPELALRWVVDVNGEEYLEAYKRQGKGIVILTGHIGNWELLAAWLVCRGYPLVAIVRKPDDSGVADLLDRYRARLGIDAIPKGKFLMRQAVHKIREGAFVGFLADQAGSENEPKLPFMGKLCYTVGGPAALSLLTGAQIVPVVAYRLKPFRHKVIVGAPLTPRRDLPRNQAINVMTERANAILEGMILRHPEQWLWFHRRWRLKETSNVDL from the coding sequence ATGAGTTTAAATGCCTTGGTTTTAGAAGGATTGAGAGGAGTTTTGAAGCCTACGTGGCGGGCCAACGCGGCGGTAGCACTCTTGAGTTCGCTCGTGAAGGCAGTCGGCCCCCGCAGGGACGTGGCAGACAACAACCTTAAAATGATTTTCCCACAGCTGACTTCAGGCCAGAGACGCAGCCTGATTAATGCCTCATACAAGCATTTGGTTTGGTCGATAGTGGAGTTTCTCTGTCTGGTAGATGAGCCCGAACTGGCGCTTCGCTGGGTAGTTGATGTAAATGGCGAGGAATACTTAGAGGCATACAAAAGACAAGGGAAGGGCATAGTTATACTTACCGGTCACATTGGTAACTGGGAGCTTTTAGCAGCTTGGCTTGTTTGCCGAGGGTATCCCTTGGTCGCCATAGTTCGCAAGCCTGACGACAGTGGAGTGGCGGATTTGCTGGATAGATACCGTGCCAGGCTCGGCATTGATGCTATACCTAAGGGGAAGTTTCTCATGCGGCAGGCTGTTCATAAGATTCGAGAAGGGGCGTTTGTCGGTTTTTTGGCCGATCAAGCTGGCAGCGAAAACGAACCTAAGCTGCCGTTTATGGGAAAATTATGCTACACTGTAGGTGGACCGGCTGCGCTGAGTTTATTGACTGGCGCTCAAATAGTGCCAGTCGTGGCGTATCGCTTAAAGCCATTTCGCCATAAAGTGATTGTTGGTGCTCCGCTGACACCGCGTCGCGATTTGCCGCGCAATCAAGCTATCAACGTCATGACGGAACGAGCCAATGCCATCCTTGAGGGTATGATATTAAGACATCCGGAACAATGGCT